The DNA sequence CAATCCCCATTATGAAATTCTCTATTTaccatatcttcttcttcttcggcgaCTTCGATCTACTCCACTCCGAGATTCAAGCTCAAGAGGCCATCAAGAAAAGAGTTTTTGCAGATGAAGGAGTTTCTCTGCTTCACTGGTTCCCAAGGTAAGATTACTCAAAGCAACAACTTTCTCTGTGTTCCCATGTCCTATGCTCAAATTTTAATAGTTTGTTTCATACAGGTTCTGGGTTCTTCTGAAATTCTGTACATTTGAGTatagagaaggaggaggaggagctggcTTGGGAGGAGAATCTCAAGAGGCTAAGATGGAGGAGAAATCGGTTCAGGTCGGTCTTTCGGTCCAGGAAAATATCAAGCCCGACACCGACCCGATAAACTGTAATTTGGGTCGAGCTTTGCACCGAACCGACATTTTCCAACACAAAACCGAACCGAGTCGGGTTTTTTTGCTTGGTTTGGGTCGGGTTCTGTGAGCTCCGGAAAAAAATATATCGAGCCTAGCAGAGATCGTACGAGAAATTATTCAACGGTCTCGATAAAGGTGAAGATGCtcgagaaaattttcagaaattttcataaagtgagATCCTCGATTTAAGGATTGAACGgtaaagtacacgacacgacgaggtcgtggaaattttcggggaattttccagttacccgagctatttataacgattttctgaagttttgagattttggaaatcatttaagaaaatagaaaataggtGGTGAAATCCCAGCCATTGATTCACCCACCGCTTGATCCTAGCTGTCCATCCTTAATTAGATCAGTCTATATATCTAGGTGGTAGGTGCTGCTCTGTTGGGAGATCCAGAAGGATCGAGAGGCAGAGAGAGAGGACTAGAGCTCTCCGACCCGGAACGCGACCCGCGACTGGGTCCGACTGAAAAccgctcctccggccaccgatCGCTGACGGACGACCACCATCTGCTTCATCTCCGCGTTGCCTACCTCCCTACATCCTCAGATCATCCATGCACCGACGATGAAGGGAGCAGCAACGACGGGAAGCCCCGAGCTTTCTCCGGCCACCTCTGCAACTTGCGGCGACCGATTAAGCTGCATTTGGTATGGAAACTCACCTCCTCGTCATGCTCAACACCCTAGTAAAATTAGTTTTTCGATTTAATCAAGTTTTGACAATTTCGTTTCTGGGTAGCCACGGCTCCGTCGTGTTCTTCGACACTGGAGACATTTCGGGCACTTCTGGGCTTAGTTTCCATCTCGAGTTCACCTGTAGACGAGGAATTAAGAGGCTTTCTGGGTTGTTGGCATCAAAATCTTCAGCTCAGCAACGTTCCAGTTCCGGCAAGAGGTTCTGTAAACCTGAGCTTGATCAGCGTAGAGTTTTGAAGGTATAATTTCAAACCTTGAATTGAAAGGCTGTTCTTGTGACGAATTCGAACTTGTGGGCTGAAGGGTTCTTGAATTATTTCCGTCTTGGTATTTTGGTTACTGTTGCCGGTTGGTTTTGGTTGATTTGTGTAGTTTTGGTGGTTTGACAATATGTTTGAACTGGGAGGACAGATTGAATGAATTGTTGTGCTGTGGTTAAGATTGAGATATCCTAGTTATAAGTTTGAATGCATAGGCAGAATGGGTTGTCGTGTATTTATTTGAATGGACTTGGATGATCAAGTTTATGTTTTGTTAGCATTGCCTTGGCTGTTGGTTGAACGATATTGTTGATGCATTTTTATTCAAGACTAGTATTTGGGATTAGTGTTGAAGTGAAATTATGTGGTGAAAGTGGCCTGAAGTAGTGTATGGGTGTCCTTAGTAATTCTGTCGAATTATTGTGCGACACAATCattaagtaaagaaaagaaattaatgtGTATACatgtattgggtggccttagtaaatcgggtgcactcaatatatgtttggtggATAACGTAACTTTAAGTGAAAGTTCGATAATCTAAGTTAATTATCGAACCTATCTCGATTGGTCAAACAATGGTCAAAGTTGGTCAattcctggtcaaaccaggaaaagctGGGGATGGACGATATATTAATCGTTGAGATTTCGTTTAACTGTTCAAAAGGTATTAACTAacgaaatgtcggaatctaggactccagttacccgaggaacagaaggttcgcaactctcggagtacgtgagagaacgCATCGGagtccaggtagggattcaggactctcctcggttggtgattttcttatatattgttattaaattatgcatgttagttggtatggtttggttatgttcaaatgcaatgcatactaaccaaaccctgtgagaaatgtgatggcttgagagcgaagggtggctctgaattccttgggttcgatccccaaaacctccggagggttagttacaccgGTCGGATGGTGAGCAatcgcaatgacgacccgatccgtgtgtatagctaggtagcggacgctctcgctacgcttacctggtgataaattaaattgaggtaaggtcgtgtagtgggtctatgggaccggccatcaggtaaaacTTGGATTTGGCGCCATAGTtgtttaagcatcatgcatcagttTTCTAGTTGAAAAACATTCAAGTTTGTCGTTTCTTTTACACActtggtttaagcatgttttcatactgaggcctcaataatttatttatcgGTTTTCAAATCTAGTCGAgatagagttcctgttgagcagcgaggacgaaagctcacccctacaacagtgtggatgcaggtactgtgcactggtgacgggacagtaGCGAAAGGAGCTGGGTGTGTGGAAACAAGTTCGGTAATCGTCGTTTGAACcttattctaaattctatttctcgaacttcGTATTCCGAGACTTGTTAATAGTAGCCTTGTGTCAATGTTGGTTGAGTTCTCATTTCCTTGGAGTTGGTACCTCTTGTGTGAGAACTCATTTCAAGTTCTAGACtaatgaaataaattttagcaactcaattattttcacctcaaaaatattcgtagcttccgctgtgtttctacgaaaagttttcaaacaaaatgcctagcggttctctagaatgtaaaccgagcgttcggtttatgttttagaggctcgcggcactgtgacgtgcttaagctggtgaggtgcagcttggggcgttacaggtTCTCTTGTCCAGACGCCCAGCCCTATTAGgcgatgatgagtgcagtagcagaacacgagtacgaaggcagtagcagaacttgaTGAGTATGaatgcagcgagtgcagtagcaggattggaccaatgtagtagcaggattaggcgatgacgagtgtagTAGCCGAACTAGACGAATATAAGCtcaacgagtgcagtagcaggattaggcgatgatgagtgcagtagcagaactagacgaaTATAAGTTCAGTGAGTGCAGTAGCatgattggacgagtgcagtagcagaactggacgagtatgagttcaacgagtgcagtagtagaATTGGACGAGCATGAGTGCAGCAAGTGCAGTAGCATGATTAGGCAATGACGAGTGCAATAGCAGAATGCAAGTCTAAGTGCAGTAGTAGAATTGGACGAGtataagtgcagtagcaggattagacaagtgcaaaaaaaaaaaaaagtaacataaatggattattctcaaagaaaaaaaagtaacataaactgattattctaaaaaaaattaatacatAAAGGCATTACTCtcataagaagaaaaaaagtaacACAAATagattattccaaaaaaaaaaagtaacataaaggattattttcataaaagaaaagaaaaaaagtaacataaaaggattagaagtcaaaagaagtatagttaaggagaaaaaaaaaagtaaattaactcataacATGTgtcaagtggagagcagattgtccttatttgtaagatttaatcatTTTAAAGagatcaaaagaagtagttaagagTAAAAacgtaaattaactcatgacatgtggcaagtagagagcatattgtccttatttgtaagatttagtccttatatgtttaattcaatctttaaagaATCTActtgttaagtcatcttttgtcaataatttataggggaaatgatcatttacccaattttaggcaccaaattgcccacttgctccactaacagtttttaaccccatttacccaaaacactctaagagattatttccctaatacctaattaattctttttttattctttttatttttttgggggaCTTTTTTGCCTCTCTTTggtgcccacttgctccactaactgtttttaaccccatttacccaaaacactctaagagattatttctctaatacctaattaattctttttttattctttttatttttttgggggacttttttgcctctctctctctctctctctctctctctcgccatCGCCGCGCCAAAACTCGTCGTTGTGCTCTTTGCGGCCAGGCTCGATGCCAAGCCGACAGTCCTCGTCGCTGAGAAGCTTGGCGAGGCCGGGTTggaccttctgaaggaatcgacgacCGCCAGTAGAATCGGGTACGTCTTCGATTTTCTTCTGAAGGaataaactttttatgaccccccaataaacctaattatgttggttaatgaatctagcagcattttgttgaaatgacctgtaataaatgaaccacagttaagacattATTGCGGGACAATAATCTGTCatttgcctcccaatagaccaccccaaaaatcaccagtttctatcattgacagattattgtactttaataaactcaaaacaacataagacttatcaaaactctaatttcagtgattaattaaccacagttaagaaattattggggggcaataatttgtctattgccccccaatagaccacaatTTTGACGTCGTCCGAGACCTACAAGCGAAGCCCAGACTCGATTTCGGCTTGGAGCTtcggagcttcccggacatctgacaaACAAAACTGGCGAAGCCCACACCCCATTCCGGCGTGGAGAGTTTCTCGGACATCTGAGgaacaaaaccggcgaagcccagGTTGGGATAGTGGAGTTGGATGGtgtcatcctctggtggtccgacAGTGGGACAGAGCGGCGGCGGTGGAGGCAgacatcgacggtggagtggtgggcgtggtggcttagagagagagagagagagagagagagagagagagagagagagagagagagaaagagagcctgagacgaggttagagaaagagagagagaaatcgatgagggggaggagagagagagagatatgagtataatttgttaattaaaatgagggcaatactgtcaaacactgttagattgagtaaatgaggttaaaaaactcttggtggagtaagtgaacaatttttagactaaaattgggtaagtggtcacggcccctaatttatatgtaatttgttattaaaCAAAAGGATTGGATAAGTATTATTTTCAATTCGATTGAATAACGAATATAGTTATGAGTCTAAAGTCAAGTTTAGAGACATCAGATGTGTAAATTCATATGTGGGGACATGAAGATGTCTGGAGCTTAAACATGAGGAGCTGGAAATTCTTCACTTAACGCTAATTGGTTGAAAATGCGCACTCATCAAAGGTGAGTGTAGTCCGGGCACCAGTGTAAAGAGAATCCCATTACAAGATTAGATTATACACTAATTAAGCCAAGAATATGACGAACTTCATCATATTATTATACATTATACTAAAGATGGATCCACTGTTTATCACTGTATATCACTGTTCATGTAACAGTGGAATGACGGTTTTGCCCCTAATGTTTAACTAAAAttacaatcttttttttttttttcaatcttgccatatcttttcattttttttaaaaaaaaattattttatttattattatttttttgtgagagaacaattctgttttgtatttgtaaatttctacaaatgatacctaaagtagattttttttaaaatcttaaAAATGGAAGAGTTTCATTAATCATATTTCTGTAATTATAGTTCTCGCAAATGTGTAATCTGTTCAAACAGCTTATTAAAACTTACACTATAGAAACTTTTTTTCTAAAATTGTACTTCTCAAACTTATGTAACTATGATCAATTACATTTTTTATCAGAGTTACAAAAAGAATTGTTTAACGACTAAGCACTACATAAAAAATTGTTAACAACTAACAAATCCAATTCCCGCGGCATCGCGCGGTTGCCTTTACACTGGTGCCCGGACTACACTCTTTGCACTGGTGCCCGGACTACACTCACGTTTGATGAGTGCGCATTACAAGATTAGATTATACACTAATTAAGCCAAGAAAATGACGAACTTCATCATATATAGAACTACAACAGAAAAGCTCAAAAACTGACATTTCATCAACTTATTTTAACTAGATCTGCTTGGACAAAACAAGATTTTGAAAAAAGATTCACCGTACAAACATTAATCCCTATTTACCACAATGAACTATAAAAGTTACTAAACCTTATTTCCAATTACAACTAATTTATTGCAAGACTTTCCCATTTTGATATATGGCCTGAGGCCATCCATATATCTATCCTTACACGTACTCGGATCCTTTATTACATCAACGTATTGCTTGCAATTACATAAATATTCAGCCAACTACCATTTGAGTATTTGGTCTAGTAGTTAAGTTGAGACACATTGGTAGAGGTCAAAAGTTCGAACTCTCCTTCCCGTCTGATAATAATAACCACAAATATAAAGATTCCATTTCACATCAAGAAATCTGGAAACGAGACGGCATGAGCACCTTGAAAAGGACCATTTCCAGAGGACTGATGAATGCACAGAGTAAGATGGCATATTTAATGCATGAATTTCTAGGTGAAACTAATGTAAATGCACTCTTCTGGTAGAAATCTTGACTGACAAACCATGCATAGGCAGTCCAGATGTCCAGTACTTCTTAAAGCGAATGTGGCTTGGGCGGGGACAGTGATATGTATAGTAGTTGCTGAGAAGTAGAAACAACTTTGAATGAACTTCATTGACATTTATTCTACATGTACTTGCTAAAATTATAAGCAATTTTCCATAAAAGCATCTCACCATGGCCAGAAAAAGCAATAAGGTCTAGAAATCACACCTGAATTAAAGGGGTGTGTTGGACATTGCTATGATAGTCAAGAGTTATCCAAGATTCCACTTTCCAATTTGCCTTATCGAAGGCTAAAAATTGTGACAACAGTATACAAGTCACCTGGAGCTATTACAAGAAACTGCTTCTTAATATTAAAAGAGTGAAACAAAGAGCACACACAAACCAGGATTCCAATATGAACAAAATCTAAGACGTGGTAGAAATCATAAATGGCATGCTTACAGCGCAGAAGCATCCGGGCTTGGATTCTTGGCCACTGTAGAGAGCTACAACTGAGATCTTCACAAAGAATGTGAGTTCCTCCAAATCAACACAATATTGAACCATATATGACTTTTAATGTAAATGGAAAGCTCAATGAAGCCCAGATATCAGATTGACCAGCACCGTATCACCCGAACACTCCACAAAAAATTCAAAGAATGTATCCTAAGCTTCTAAACTTGCAAAACTTACTTCAACTAATCACATTATCATCAATTAGATCTCCTCCTTAAGTGCTGGGACACAGAGTATCCTTCAAAGAAATCCAAGACAGCAGTTTCCAAGTCCTCGACGGAATACTTGATGTAGTTTTCTGGATGCTTGCCACTCTCTATATGGCTCCTGAACCGGCCAAGAAAGGACCTATAAGCAGGGATCAACTTCTCCGAGATGGATATTCGCAGCTCCTCCCTAAGCTGGGAATCAGGTACCAACCAAGTAGCTTGAGTCCTATGAACCTCCTCAAAGATGGCATTAAAAGACTTGAACCTCTCTCTCAAAGCACTCTTTGAAACCCCAGAAGAGAAACTTCCACTCACATGTAACCCCTCATCTCGCAAACAATACAACACCTTCACCCAAGTAGCTCTCTGATAACTAGTGGCTGCCTGCCGGAACTTCCCTGTCATCTTCCTCAAGTAATCATCCCCGATCATTTCCCTAAGTTCGGGGGACCCTTTAATCTTCTGAACAATATAATGAACATTGTTCATCATAAACAAATGAGCTATGGAAGCATCCTTATAGTGCTTAGACTTGCCATCCAAATTAAATTGCAAAATCACAATAATCCAAATCAAATGCAAAGCCAAGGGGGTCTTCCCCTCCAATTCAGCAAACTCCATATCCGGCGTGGTGGGGTCACCGGAGTACCGCGACCCGGTGGATGGTTTCGACACAATAAGCTCATTCAAAGTCTGCTTATAATCAGAAATCAAAGCTATATAATTCATCACATACCGAGTCAAGGGGTGAATTGTACCGCCCGGTACCGGAACCCTCGACGGCTCACGAAGCACGGCGTTTTCAAACTCCGACAGAATCCCCCTCGCCGCCTCCGCCAGTCTCGATAAGATCTCGGCCGCCTGAATCCTAATGGACTCGGACGACTTGGATTCGAAAACAGCGTCAATATCGGGAACCAAGTCAAGCAAAGCGTCATGTAAGTCGAGAATCTTGAAGAGCTTCTCCGGCGAGCGGCGGCTGATGCTGATGGCCTCGGCGAAGTTGAAGAGCTGAATCGCCGGGCCCTTGACGGTCTCCATGAAGCAGGCGTCGTCGATGGCGGTGCCGATGCCCTGGAAGATTTGCTCGCAGAGCTTCTTCTCGCTGGCGAAGACGATCCTGATGCAGGCCTTGGCGGCGCGTATCCACCGTCGGATCTTGGCCTCGAGCTCCTCCCACTGAAGCCTCTGGACGTCGCCAATGCTGAGCTTCTCAATCCCTAGCCGCCGGAAGCTCGAATCCACCGCCGATTTCCTGACGCTGCCGTAGACCTGGATGCACTCCCTCAAGTAGCCGGCGGCGATCATCCGCTCGGCGATGTTGCGGAGGTCGATCACCGCATCGGAGGGGATGAGATCGAGCTCCCGGATGCTACTGGTGGACCTGTAGCTCGAGGTGTTGGACGAATCGCCGCGGCGGAGGAGCTCATCGGCGGAGGAGGACTTGGGAGTGGAGCCGCCGCCGTCGTCGTCGGCGGGGAAGTCGTCGACTTCGAATTCGGCGCTGTGGTCGTTGCCGTGATCGGTGGAGAAGCGGCggctggaggaggaggagccggGATCGAAGCCGGAGGAGGTGAGGGAGTCGGGCTCGATGggggaggtgtggttgaggagGATGTTACGGAACTCGTCTTCAAGCCTAGCCATGGCGATCTGGATAGCGGAGTTGAGCTTGGCCTGCTCGTCCTCGGAAGCAGCGGCGAGGGAGGCGGCGGACATGGAGCGTTGGATTTCATCGACGGCCTGCAAGTAGTGATCGACTTCGTCGCGGTGGCCTTCGAAAATCATACGCTCCCGGGCCTCCTCAGATGCGGTGGAGTCCCAGCGGAGAATGATCCTCTCCGCCGCGTCGAGCTCCGGCGGGGAGGACGGCGGTGAGGCTTCCATCGGAGGCTGAGGTAAGCTTGACTTTTTGGGTGTTGCAGTAGTGGAGATAATGATAGAGAGAACCTAAGAAGATTGGTCTTCAAAGGCAGCGCTTCGGgtccaatttttatttttattttttgggtgagttttaatttttttttgttgggtgTGGGATTGAACTTTGAAGAGGGGGGTTATAGAGGGGTTTGAGAGGGACTGTAGAAATGTGAAAGAACTGGAGACTACATGGAAATGGGGCGAGCTGATTTTCTAGTCAAGCTCCAATCCGGCGGAGATGAGCTATGTACGGTTAAAACAAACACTCGACTTCACTCAAGTGAAGTGAATCCTACTTGGACTATCCAATTTCATGGGAAATTTCTGAACCTACTTATTTTTACGCTCGTCCCAACATCCTCCATAGATGGTTAAATCTTAAAATTACTTTTTGGATGACAACGAAAATTACCTAAATTACTGCTCTAGaatatttcggttttgtgtgtgtgtgttttttttataataaatttataatcacaTTTCCGACATGTGAAATATCAACAATATTCTAAATATACAGAAAAATCAGACTCTAAAATGTCATTTTGTATCAAATAGTGCACAAAAGTTGTTCTTATTGCTAGTTATGAATTAGCTACGGTTTTTTAGATATGATAGTTCAACAAAGTCAGCATATACTTCAACAAAGttaactttttttatttttttttgaaaggaatgtGGATTTCATTAACGCATGTCaagatgaccattacatatcattctACTGCCTTCAACTAGACAAATCAAGAAGCTGTAGTAAGAGAACTACTGTGATACATAGAAACAGACCATCTATATTCGAACTAaccgctcacttatttaaagtgagcctataaactatggagaATAATAAGACATATTAAATAAGCCCCTACCACACCTACCTATATTTTTCCTTTGCCCTTCAAGCTAGGGCTAAGAGATTTTTCCCAAAACAATCGTTGCCCGGTCCATAGAGAGGTTGGCTCTAACAGCAGGGTGAGGTGGGCTCCACAGTTGCCCACATTCTTGAAGATCTGAATTGGCTCGTTGAGGAAGAGCCCAAGCCTATCACACTTTCCTTTAAGAGCCCGAAGCACGGGCCCAACAGTTTGCCCGAGCCAGTTTGGGCCCAAAACACTAGGGCAGTAGCACCTCTGCCATAGTTCACCTCCAATTGTATAACGGTCCATAGCTTCGATGGCAGTAGCACCTCTAAAAGTCAAAACCTAGAAACCAACATGGTTCCAGGCCCAGATAGAGGCCCAATAAGCCCATTCAGCCCTAAGCCACGTTGAACTGCTGAAGGCCACTAGATTACCTTCTGGGGTACCAAAGCCGGAGCTCTCCCCATTGCGGATCCAATCCGAGTTCTCCCACCCCAGGCTGTTGTTCGGAGACGCAATAGAGCTGTCTGGGCAGGAGATAGAATAGATAGAAGTTGGTCGAGTCGGATCTCATAATAGAGGAGCAAACAACCCCGTCGTCTCCTCTGTCGAACTCACCCAAAACTGGACTTGGGTTGGGCACCCAGGACACCCAAACGTAGTTGTAGACAATTGCCCATTCCGGCAGCCAAGACAACCTACCCCCCGAGACCACCGAATCTGGAAATACCAAAAACCATGCTTTACCGCACCCTGAGAGCAGCGCAGTCACCAATCTTCATGCAAAACCATCGCCCTTTCGCGTCATGGTCCTCTTGATCCAAGGTTCCACCCGATTTGGATCATCACCATCACCCCCAATTCGATCAGAAGATCGAGAAAAGTAAGGAGGTTTATCCT is a window from the Rosa chinensis cultivar Old Blush chromosome 2, RchiOBHm-V2, whole genome shotgun sequence genome containing:
- the LOC112186594 gene encoding exocyst complex component EXO70A1, which gives rise to MEASPPSSPPELDAAERIILRWDSTASEEARERMIFEGHRDEVDHYLQAVDEIQRSMSAASLAAASEDEQAKLNSAIQIAMARLEDEFRNILLNHTSPIEPDSLTSSGFDPGSSSSSRRFSTDHGNDHSAEFEVDDFPADDDGGGSTPKSSSADELLRRGDSSNTSSYRSTSSIRELDLIPSDAVIDLRNIAERMIAAGYLRECIQVYGSVRKSAVDSSFRRLGIEKLSIGDVQRLQWEELEAKIRRWIRAAKACIRIVFASEKKLCEQIFQGIGTAIDDACFMETVKGPAIQLFNFAEAISISRRSPEKLFKILDLHDALLDLVPDIDAVFESKSSESIRIQAAEILSRLAEAARGILSEFENAVLREPSRVPVPGGTIHPLTRYVMNYIALISDYKQTLNELIVSKPSTGSRYSGDPTTPDMEFAELEGKTPLALHLIWIIVILQFNLDGKSKHYKDASIAHLFMMNNVHYIVQKIKGSPELREMIGDDYLRKMTGKFRQAATSYQRATWVKVLYCLRDEGLHVSGSFSSGVSKSALRERFKSFNAIFEEVHRTQATWLVPDSQLREELRISISEKLIPAYRSFLGRFRSHIESGKHPENYIKYSVEDLETAVLDFFEGYSVSQHLRRRSN